Proteins from one Elephas maximus indicus isolate mEleMax1 chromosome 12, mEleMax1 primary haplotype, whole genome shotgun sequence genomic window:
- the SLC35F6 gene encoding solute carrier family 35 member F6, translated as MAWTKYQLFLAGLMLVTGSINTLSAKWADIFVAQGCGGSKEHSFQHPFLQAVGMFLGEFSCLAAFYLLRCRAEGRSDSSVNPQQPFNPLLFLPPALCDMTGTSIMYVALNMTSASSFQMLRGAVIIFTGLFSVAFLGRRLALSQWLGILATIAGLVVVGLADLLSKHGDQHRLSEVITGDLLIIMAQIIVAIQMVLEEKFVYKHNVHPLQAVGTEGLFGFVILSLLLVPMYYIPAGSFSGNPRGTLEDALDAFCQVGRQPLIALALLGNISSIAFFNFAGISVTKELSATTRMVLDSLRTVVIWALSLVLGWEAFHPLQILGFLILLMGTALYNGLHRPLLSRLSWSRPPAEEGERERLLGGTRTPINDTS; from the exons ATGGCCTGGACCAAGTACCAGCTGTTCCTGGCCGGGCTCATGCTCGTCACCGGCTCCATCAACACTCTCTCGGCAAA GTGGGCAGACATCTTTGTGGCCCAGGGCTGTGGAGGGAGCAAGgaacacagcttccagcatccgTTCCTCCAG GCGGTGGGCATGTTCCTGGGGGAGTTCTCCTGCCTCGCTGCCTTCTACCTTCTCCGGTGCCGAGCTGAGGGGCGCTCAGATTCCAGCGTGAACCCCCAGCAGCCCTTCAACCCCCTGCTTTTCCTGCCCCCAGCCCTCTGTGACATGACTGGGACCAGTATCATGTACGTGG CTCTGAACATGACCAGTGCCTCCAGCTTCCAGATGCTGCGTGGAGCGGTCATCATATTCACGGGACTGTTCTCGGTGGCCTTCCTGGGGCGGAGGCTGGCACTGAGCCAGTGGCTGGGCATCCTTGCCACCATCGCGGGGCTGGTGGTCGTGGGCCTTGCTGACCTCTTGAGCAAGCATGGCGATCAGCACAGGCTCAGTGAAGTGATCACAG GGGACCTGCTGATTATCATGGCCCAGATCATCGTCGCCATCCAGATGGTACTGGAGGAGAAGTTCGTCTACAAGCACAACGTGCACCCACTACAGGCAGTTGGCACTGAGG GCCTCTTTGGCTTCGTGATCCTCTCCCTGCTTCTGGTGCCCATGTACTACATCCCCGCCGGCTCCTTCAGCGGGAACCCCCGCGGGACACTGGAGGATGCGCTGGACGCCTTCTGCCAGGTGGGCCGGCAACCACTCATCGCCCTGGCGCTGTTGGGCAATATCAGCAGCATCGCCTTCTTCAACTTTGCGGGCATCAGCGTCACCAAGGAACTGAGCGCCACCACCCGCATGGTGCTGGACAGCCTGCGCACCGTGGTCATCTGGGCGCTGAGCCTGGTGCTGGGCTGGGAGGCCTTCCACCCACTGCAGATCCTCGGTTTCCTCATCCTTTTGATGGGCACTGCTCTGTACAACGGACTGCACCGCCCGCTGCTCAGCCGCCTGTCCTGGAGCCGGCCTCCAGCAGAGGAGGGCGAGCGTGAGAGACTGCTGGGCGGCACTCGGACCCCCATCAACGACACCAGCTGA